GTAGAACAGGTCGAACAGCTTGGCTTGCTGTGCTTCGGGAATGCCGACGCCGGAGTCGGTGACCTGCCATTCCAGGTCGACATGCTCGGCGTCCAGCGCCATCACCCGCGCACGAATCACCACACGCCCGATGTCGGTGAACTTGATCGCGTTGCTCACCAGGTTATTGAGGATCTGGCGAATGCGCATCGGGTCGCCCATCAGGCAGTCCGGTAAGCGCGGATCGATGCAGCTGTAGAGCTGTAAACCCTTGCGCTGGGCGAAAGCGGCGTAGGTGTGCAGGGTGTCTTCGAGCATGTCCAGCGGGCAGAAATCCACGGCTTCTATTGCCATTTGCCCGGACTCGATCTTCGACACATCCAGCACATCGCTGATCAGCTGGAACAGCGTGGCGGACGAGCGTTGAATGGTGTGCAGGTAGGTTTTCTGAGGCGCGTCCAGGTCGGTCAGGCCGAGCAGTTCCAGGGTGCCGAGCACGCCATACAGCGGCGTGCGGATCTCATGGCTCATGGTCGCCAGGAACAACGTCTTGGCCTCGTTGGCGGTATCGGCGGCGTGACGTGCCTCTTCCAGCGCCTGGGCGTCTTCGATGTGCCGGGTGATGTCGTTGAAGGCATACAGGCGCACGTTCTCGGCCTGATAGCGGGTCGACACAAAGCCGATTTGCAGGTGTCGGCCTTCGATCTCCAAGTGGGTTTCGCCGCTCTCAGCGTTGTTGTATTGACCGGCCATGGCCGCCACCAGACGTGCGGTGCCCGGCCATTGCTGGGCGCGCTGGTTTTCGATCAGCACCTCGCCGTCGCTGCGGCGCACCACGCACAAGCCAGTGGGCGCGGTGTCGATGATCACGCGGCTGAACGCCACGCTTTCGGCGATGCGTTCGTGGGCCAGGCGCGCCGGATTGATCACCTGTCGCCGGTACCAGCGGCTGCCGGCCCAGCCCAGGGTGACCAGGCTGACCAGCAGCAGCGCCAGGGTGCTCAATGGCCATAACGCCGAGTGGAAGAAATGCGAGTAGTTCAGGCCATAGACCGCGCTCCAGGGCCGGTCGCCAGCCTGGGTAATCTTGAACTCAAAGCCATTCGCAGTAAGGTGCACGCCATCACTGAGTGACGCTTTGGCCTCTGGACCGATCAAGTGGTTGCCGTCGGGTGCGATAAGGGTGAAGCGATCAAACGCCGAGTGATCCAGCGCGCGTTGCACATCGTCGACTTGCGACAGGTCGAGCAAGGTGCCGATCACCGCCTGGCCCTGGCCGTCGAGTGCCAGGCCCATGTAGGCCAGCAAGTGCTCGGGTTCCGGCCCCGCTTTCCAGTACACCCAATCCTGCTCCAGCGGCTGCGGCGTCTGCGCAAGGGTTTGTTGTACCGCTGTGACCAGTGCAACCTGGTTGCCGGTTTCTTCAGCGCTTTCGCGACGCTGGTAGCCCACGGAGGGAATGGTGATGGCGTAGTGCGTCTGGCGATTGACTAGAAACGTTTGCGGCGCTTCATACGGCGACGAGGACCAGAAGGCGCTGTAGTAGCTGGTGAGATGCGCGCCCAGGGCAAAGATCGGTGGCCGGGCAGCAACGCCGACCTGTTGCTCATCGAATTTGACGTCGAACGGTACCGAAAATGAGTACTTCTGACCTACGTATAGCGTGCGGCGGTTCTCGACCATACGGCTCTTGAGGCTGACCTGCACGTTGGTGGCCCGCAGCAATTCGGCCTGGATGCCCGGGTGCGCCAGGCTCTTGAGGTAGGTTTGCTGCTCGGTGAGGTTTTCCATCAGCCGCGCAAAATGAAAGCGTGTTGCGCCATACCGGGTTTCGATCCCGCGTTGCAGTGACCAGTAGTTGGTAAGGAGCAGCAGCAACGCGATTCCCATCAGCACCATCAGGCCTTTGTTCAGGCGTACGGAACTGCGGGTAAAGGCTTCGAGTATCGCGTTGTTGTGCTTCATCAGGGGTTTCCGCAGGCGCAGGACAAATCGGCACTGGATCGAGCTTGCTTCTTATAAAAGGACAAATAATCCGGGGCCTCCAGCTAGTGAGATGTCGCGGGGCCATCATTGTTCAGTAGTTGCTGAAATTGGTCTGAAGACACCGCATGGGAGATCAGGAAGCCCTGCACCTGATTGCAGTCTATTTTGCGCAGCAGCGCCAATTGCGCAGGCGTTTCAACACCTTCGGCGACCACCGTGAGGCCGAGCTTGCGGCCCAGCGCGATGATGCTCGCCAGCGCCTGGGCGATGCCTTCGTTGTCGTGGCTGCCCTGCACCAGCGCCTGGTCGATCTTCAGCTCGGTAAACGGCGTAGACACCAGGTTGAGGTATGAGCTGTAGCCCTTGCCGAAATCATCCTGGGACAAGCCGAAGCCTTTGATGCGCAAGCGGCAGGCACCGGCGTAGAAGTTGCTGATGTCCTGCGGCACCGAGCATTCCATCAACTCGAAGCAGATCATTCCCGGGATGCCGTCGTGGTGCAGCACGAACTCCAGCAAGCGGTCTGCCAGGTCATGGCTGTTGAGCAGGTGGGTAGGCAGGTTGATCGCCACCGGGATTTCATAGCCGCGCTGGCGCCATTGCTCCTGGGCGTGAATCGCCTGTTTGAGCACCAGCCACAACAGCCGTTCTTCCAGCTCGAAGGCCTTGATTGCCGGCAGGAACGCGGCCGGCAGCATCACGCCTTGCTCGGGGTGCATCCAGCGCACCAGGGCTTCGGCGGCGACGATACGCCCGTTGGCGAGGGATTTTTTCGGTTGGAACCAGGCCTGCAACTGGCCGCTGCTCATGGCCTGCACCAGCGTATGGCGGTCGATGTCCATGTGTTCGGGCAGCTCGGGGGAGGGCTTGCGCACCGTGTTCCTCAGTTGATCGACCAGATTGCGTAATGCATCGGCGTTCACCGGCTTGGAGATCAGCCCGATCACTTCCACATCGAGGTTTTTCGCCACCAGGCTGGCGGCCATCAGCATGCGCCGCGAGGCAGCGCTCATGATCGCCAGAGCCGGCTTGCTGCGCAGGTTGGCCAGGCACTGGATAAATTGCACGCCGTCCATGCCGGGCATCAGCAGGTCGGTCAGTATCAGGTCGAAATCACGCTGGCGCAGACGCTCCAGCGCTTCTTTGCCGTCCTCGGCGGTTTCCAGCCTGAAATCCCCCAACTCACTGAGCAAGTGCTGCAGGTAGATGTGCTGCAGGGGATGGTCCTCAACAATCAAAATACTAAGGGGCTTCATGGGTGATCCGTGCATAAGGCGCCAGGGAGTTGAATAGAGCCCGCAACGCAAAGGGTTTGACCAGGCAATGGTTCATGCCGGCGGCCAGGCACAGGTCGGCCTCGCCGCGCATGGCGTTGGCGGTGGCCCCGATAATCGGCAACGGGCAGCCTTGGCGGCGCAGTTCGCGTGCCAGTTCATAGCCGTTGATGTGGGGCATGTTCACGTCCGTCAACACCACATCGAAGCTGCCGGCGGTGTACAGCTGCAACGCTTCCTGTCCATCGGCCGCCAGCTCCACGGTGCAGCCGAGTTCTTCGAGTTGGTCACGCAAAATCAGCTGGTTGATGATGTTGTCCTCGGCCACCAGCAGGTGCAGGTTGAGTTTGTTCAGGTCACGCTGGCGCGTGTGCTCATCGGCACGGGCCACCCACAGCCCTTGCGCTTGGCTCACCGCCTGATGAATCGCACCCAGGTGGTTGAGGTTGACGTGCCAGGCCCCGCCTTCGGCTTCCACGCTGGTGCAGGCATTGCTGCTCACGTGAATCACCGGCCCCGGCCATTCGGGCACCAGCAGCGGGTCGACGCTGCCGGGGTGTACTTGCAGCAGCAGATGCGTGTCCGGCAATGTCGGCAGGCCGGCCTGGGCCCTGGCACCCCAGCGGCGCAGCCAGCCGCTGACGGAGTTGGCCAGTTCCGGGATGGGCGATGCCACGTAGATGGTCTCGGCCAGCAGCGCGGTCATCGGCGTGGTCGGCGCCTCTTCCAGCGGCAGGATCAGGCTGAAGCTGCTGCCCAGGCCCAGTTCGCTGACCATGCGGATGTTGCCGTTCATCAACTCGGTCAGGCGCTGACAGATCGGCAGGCCCAGGCCGGTGCCGGCCACCACGTTGGTGTTGCCTTCACTCTGGTAGAACGGCTCGAAAATCATCGCCTGGTCTTCCTGGGCGATGCCCTTGCCGGTGTCCGAGACCTGCCACAACAGGCTGGAGCGTTCACCGTCACGGCCCAGCACCTTGACCCGCAGCACCACGCGCCCGTAATCGGTGAACTTCACCGCATTATTGAGCAGGTTATTCAGAATCTGGCGAATGCGCGTCACATCGCCGATCAGCCGTTCGGGCAGCTTCGGGTCGAAGCAGGCATACAGCTGCAAGCCTTTGCCTTGGGCGGCTGCGGCATAGCCCTGAATGATTTCGTGGACCAGATCCAGCGGTGAAAACTCGCTCATTTCCAATGCCAGCTGCCCGGCTTCGATCTTCGACACATCGAGCACATCGCAGATCAACTGCAACAAGGTCGACGACGAACCTTCGATGGCGTGCAGGTAGTCCCTTTGCTGGGCATCCAGTTGCGTGCGCGCCAGCAGTTCGAGGGTGCCGAGCACGCCATACAGCGGCGTGCGGATTTCATGGCTCATGGTTGCCAGGAACAAGGTCTTGGCGGCGTTGGCCGCGTCCGCCGACTGGCGTGCTTCTTCCAGCGCCGCTTCAACCTGCTTGCGTGCACTGATATCGCTGAATGCGCAAAACAGCACGTCCTCGCCTTTGTAGCGAGTGGGCGCACTGCTCAGGTACAGGTGGCGGCCGTCGATGGTTTCAAAGTAATCACTGCGTTCGCACGGGCCTTGGGCGAACGCTTGCTCGATCCAGCCGGCCTGCAGCGCCTCGCGCTCCGGCCCGTTGCCGAGCCATTGCTGGGCCAGAGTATTTTCCAGCACCACCTGGCCGTCGGTGCGGCGCAGCACGCAAAGGGCCACGGGCGCGATCTGGATCACATCGCGGCCAAAGGCTTCGCTTTCGATCAACGCCTGGATGCGATGAATCGACGGAATAATGAAACGCTGGTCGACACGGCGCATCACCAGCCAGATCAGCGTGAGGCTGAACAGGCAGAACAACAGCGAACCGAGCAGCTGTTTCCACAGGCCGTTGACCACCGCACGCAGGTCGATGGAATACATCAATTGCCATTCCGAAGACTTCAAGTGCTTGCGGATCACCAGGTGGTCAGGCAGCAAACCGTTGCCGACAAAGCCAAAAAAACTCTCCTCGCCGGGCCGCAGGTGTTGCTGTTTGAGCTGCGTGTCGGTGCTGTTGGTAAACACCAGCATGCCCTGGGAATTGAGCATCATGAACTCACCGGCACTCTGGTCGCTGAGGGTTGAAGACACTTCACGGCTTTCCATCTCCAGGCCCAGCCAGCCGGATTCAGGGTCGCGATCGTCGAGGCGGATGAAGATGTACAGGTGCGAATGGCCTTCGGTGTTGTCGCTCAGCCACAACTCGTTGAGCGTGGCCGGGTCGCTGTGCTGCAGGGCCTTGAGGCGGTTGAGCATGCACTTGGAAATCGGCAATACGTGCGCTGTGGCGTCGTACAACCGCGTTACCTGTGGGCTGGGGCCGGCGTTCACATACAGTAGGT
The window above is part of the Pseudomonas sp. KBS0710 genome. Proteins encoded here:
- a CDS encoding response regulator, whose product is MKHNNAILEAFTRSSVRLNKGLMVLMGIALLLLLTNYWSLQRGIETRYGATRFHFARLMENLTEQQTYLKSLAHPGIQAELLRATNVQVSLKSRMVENRRTLYVGQKYSFSVPFDVKFDEQQVGVAARPPIFALGAHLTSYYSAFWSSSPYEAPQTFLVNRQTHYAITIPSVGYQRRESAEETGNQVALVTAVQQTLAQTPQPLEQDWVYWKAGPEPEHLLAYMGLALDGQGQAVIGTLLDLSQVDDVQRALDHSAFDRFTLIAPDGNHLIGPEAKASLSDGVHLTANGFEFKITQAGDRPWSAVYGLNYSHFFHSALWPLSTLALLLVSLVTLGWAGSRWYRRQVINPARLAHERIAESVAFSRVIIDTAPTGLCVVRRSDGEVLIENQRAQQWPGTARLVAAMAGQYNNAESGETHLEIEGRHLQIGFVSTRYQAENVRLYAFNDITRHIEDAQALEEARHAADTANEAKTLFLATMSHEIRTPLYGVLGTLELLGLTDLDAPQKTYLHTIQRSSATLFQLISDVLDVSKIESGQMAIEAVDFCPLDMLEDTLHTYAAFAQRKGLQLYSCIDPRLPDCLMGDPMRIRQILNNLVSNAIKFTDIGRVVIRARVMALDAEHVDLEWQVTDSGVGIPEAQQAKLFDLFYQAPDTASEGGAGLGLPICRWLAQMMDGEIRVVSEPGLGSSFTLKMRLPRCCGALTNLPLIEPSPTPVYVQAPVRELAQSMSDWLNRLGIAAALAATTQDKDSRHAVLVDLLPSEPAKPWAGQRVLCQPGAHSPPLHTAQGWVVDLHDVRSIASTVSLAQHGKHEQPAAARPQSAGQLGLRILVAEDNPVNQAIIKEQLEALGCSVSLAANGEQALQLWQPQAFDLVLTDVNMPLMNGYDLARTLREHDPHLPIIGVTANAMREEGVRCLAVGMNAWIVKPLSLQTLRGQLIKLCKVKPALEPAAASFDDSVQLSDKMRPLFISSVQQDLQRIGAALAQRDAHGLGQLLHSVAGALGAVQALSLAQACIELESALNRGSLDTALELKVKAVMQRLSAVLETLQPGHSSLT
- a CDS encoding ATP-binding protein, which produces MRLKSYLLQINPVLSRPEAARRLLRIFASVLLVGILSGVYTFLLSTFNNDISQRRGYMSSAIAEAHTFFTNREALLESLSLSAVRKQSRLYPSSEEEQHLELGNTPGNQWSIWLTARMRDYLKTKQLNLLYVNAGPSPQVTRLYDATAHVLPISKCMLNRLKALQHSDPATLNELWLSDNTEGHSHLYIFIRLDDRDPESGWLGLEMESREVSSTLSDQSAGEFMMLNSQGMLVFTNSTDTQLKQQHLRPGEESFFGFVGNGLLPDHLVIRKHLKSSEWQLMYSIDLRAVVNGLWKQLLGSLLFCLFSLTLIWLVMRRVDQRFIIPSIHRIQALIESEAFGRDVIQIAPVALCVLRRTDGQVVLENTLAQQWLGNGPEREALQAGWIEQAFAQGPCERSDYFETIDGRHLYLSSAPTRYKGEDVLFCAFSDISARKQVEAALEEARQSADAANAAKTLFLATMSHEIRTPLYGVLGTLELLARTQLDAQQRDYLHAIEGSSSTLLQLICDVLDVSKIEAGQLALEMSEFSPLDLVHEIIQGYAAAAQGKGLQLYACFDPKLPERLIGDVTRIRQILNNLLNNAVKFTDYGRVVLRVKVLGRDGERSSLLWQVSDTGKGIAQEDQAMIFEPFYQSEGNTNVVAGTGLGLPICQRLTELMNGNIRMVSELGLGSSFSLILPLEEAPTTPMTALLAETIYVASPIPELANSVSGWLRRWGARAQAGLPTLPDTHLLLQVHPGSVDPLLVPEWPGPVIHVSSNACTSVEAEGGAWHVNLNHLGAIHQAVSQAQGLWVARADEHTRQRDLNKLNLHLLVAEDNIINQLILRDQLEELGCTVELAADGQEALQLYTAGSFDVVLTDVNMPHINGYELARELRRQGCPLPIIGATANAMRGEADLCLAAGMNHCLVKPFALRALFNSLAPYARITHEAP
- a CDS encoding EAL domain-containing protein, which produces MKPLSILIVEDHPLQHIYLQHLLSELGDFRLETAEDGKEALERLRQRDFDLILTDLLMPGMDGVQFIQCLANLRSKPALAIMSAASRRMLMAASLVAKNLDVEVIGLISKPVNADALRNLVDQLRNTVRKPSPELPEHMDIDRHTLVQAMSSGQLQAWFQPKKSLANGRIVAAEALVRWMHPEQGVMLPAAFLPAIKAFELEERLLWLVLKQAIHAQEQWRQRGYEIPVAINLPTHLLNSHDLADRLLEFVLHHDGIPGMICFELMECSVPQDISNFYAGACRLRIKGFGLSQDDFGKGYSSYLNLVSTPFTELKIDQALVQGSHDNEGIAQALASIIALGRKLGLTVVAEGVETPAQLALLRKIDCNQVQGFLISHAVSSDQFQQLLNNDGPATSH